The following DNA comes from Pirellulales bacterium.
TCGAGGCCGTCCAAACGCTTCAGCGGGCCTGCGACGTGTTCAGCATGCTCGGCGAGGAAGACACCTCGACCGCCTATTGCCTGATGATGATCGGCGTGATTTACAAGGAGGTCGGCGATTTCGATCAATCGGCGAATCTGCTCAAACAGGCGATGCAAAAGGCCGACGACCTCGGGCCAAACGGCAGGTCGATTGCCGGCGAGTGTCTGCAACACTTGGCCGGTGTCTACTATCGCGCCCAGAATTATCCGGCCGCCGAGACGACGCAGCTCAAGGCGATGGAAGTCTTGCAGGAGGCGTTTGGCGAGTCGCCGATTCTGATTGGTTGCCGTAGCCGGCTGGCCCGAATCTACATTAAGACGGGGCAATTGGCTCAGGCCGAGACGATCCTCAAGAACGCCATCACGGCCGGCAAAGAGGCCTTCGGCGAGAGCAGCCCCGTGCCCAGCTATGCGATGCAGTATCTCGGCGAGTTGTACGTCGCCAAACAGAACTACGCTGCCGCCGAGCCGCTGCTGGCCAGCGCGCTGGCCACTCGCGAAAAAGGGCATGGCTCAAACCATCCCGCCATCGCCGAGGTTCTCGACTCGTATTGCCTCGCGCTCCGCGGACTGGGTCGCGCCGCGGAAGCCGAGCAGCTTGAGGCCCGCAAGAAATCGATCGATGCCGGTTCGGTCGCCATGCGCGAGAAGCTCGGCCAGCTTTCCGCCAAGATGATCGCCGCTCGGCCGACGCGCCGCGAATGATTGCGGCTCGGCAAACAACGTAGCGGAATTCGCCAGAATTCCGGCGCCCCTTGTGGAGAGATCCAAGACTGAATTCCGGCGAATTCAGCTATGGATTTCGTCAGCCGATTTCGACTTCGCTGAAGTCGTGTATCACCGAATGTTCGTGACCGTCGCCGGTCGGCGCGTTTTCGGCGCGAGCGACTAATGCCGTTTGCAAGCCGGCGGCCTGGGCGGCATCCAACTCGGCGACTACGTCGCTCAAGAATAGAATCTGCTCGGGCGGCAGGGCGATGTCGGCGGCGATCTTCGCATAGCTTTCGTGCGATCGCTTCGGGCCGGCCGTCGTGTCGTAGTTTCCCTTGAAGAAAGCCGAGAGATCACCGACGTCGGTGTGCGAGAAAAACAGCCGCTGGGCCGTGACGCTGCCGGACGAGTAGATTCGCACATCGAGGCCCGCCTCGTTCCAGCGGCGCAGGGCGGGCACGACGTCGGGATAAACGTGGGCCCGCAGCTTGCCGGCCTCGAAGCCCTCTTTCCAGATCAGCCCCTGCAACTCCTTTAGCCCGGTCGTCTTGGCGTCGCGATCCATCAGCCGGGTCACTTCCATCCGCAGTTGCTCGCGGGCCCGCTGCCGCGGCTCGCCGCGCGACCAGGCGGCGAACGATTCCGCCCCAGTGTCGCGGGCAATCTGCTCGCGAGCATGGGCCTGCTCGTCGGTGTCCCAATGCGAGCGAAGATAACTGTCGAGCATCTGCCGGGCGTAGCTGAAGAGCACGTCGTTCACGAAGCGGATCGATGAGGTGGTGCCCTCCACGTCCAGTAAAATGGCCCGGCCGGCGAAGTGGATCACAGCTTCCTCGCAAACCGAGCGATCATCGGGCACACGCCAAGATCACGGACACGGCAACTCCAGCGCTCAGCACGAAAAGGAAGAACATTTCAAATAACGGAATTCCCAAATAGCATCGCATTGTGACGCCGTTGTTCAGCGACGGTTCGGACCAATCTAGATTCGCACTTGCTCAATCCGAGGGCCGTTCGTCGGCAAGTAGTTCGGTCCCCAGCAGAGCGGAGCGTAACCGGCATGGACGCCGCCTTCGATATACTGCGGCGTCCAGCCCGACTTGTCCTGAAACAAGCGGATCGCGCGGATGGTCCGATCCGCGCAAAGGTCGAACCAGTGCTGAGTTCCGTTCGGCACGTTGATCAGATCACCCCCTTCGACTTCGATTGCAAACACTCGGCCATCGGCGCCGTGGATGTGAAAAACACCCCGCCCCTTTACGATAAAGCGCACCTCGTCTTCGCTGTGCGTATGTTCCTTGTTGAAGCGATCAAGCATTTCTTGAAGTCCCGGCACGTCGGGCGAGACATTGATCACGTCGGCCGTGACGTAGCCACCTCGCCGCATCAGCCGCTCGACTTCGGGAGCGTAAGCCGCCAGGATTTCCTCCGGCGAGGCATCCGGATCGACCCGGTCCTCTAGCTGCCAGCGCTCGTGCCAGATGCCATACGGAGCGAGAAACTCGCGGATTTCTTCCGCATCATCGATGCGGCGGTTTTCATTGGGAATCGTAATCGTGGCCATCACTGCCTCCTTGGTTTCTCGTCATTCTCTCTTCTGGGCGTTCTTGGCGCCTTGGCGGTTCCATGCTTCTGCCAACCACCTCGAACAAGAACTCAAACACCTCGACGTGCCGGCGGGCCTCGTCCAGATCGCGCCCCCAAGTGTACAGTCCGTGTCGATGAATGAGGAAGCCATATTGCAGGGGATGGACTCGATCGGCCAGCCGCGCCTCGACCTGAGCGGCCAAAGCGGCAATGTCCTGGGTGTTGTCGAAGATCGGCACATCGAGCGCATGTTCGTGCGTGTGAATCCCTTCCAGCCCCTTGAGCATTTCATAGTCGGCGATCCGCACAAAACCGGCCTCGCGGCGCCAATCGGAAACGAGCGTTCCCCACACGGAATGCGTGTGCAGCACCGCGCCGACTCCCTGTTGCTGAGCCAACGCGACGTGCAGCAGCGTCTCGGCTGACGGGCGCTGGTCCGTTGGAGCAACCGCTCGACCAGTCTCGTCGACAACGACAAAATCGGTTCGCTTCAATCGCCCCTTGTCCTTCCCGCTGGCGGTGAGAAGGAGCCGGAGCGGATCGCGGCTGAGCACGACGCTGTAATTGCTGCTAGTAGCGAGCGACCATCCACGGCTGTGTAAGTACGATCCGACGTCAACCAAGGCCGCCTGCGCTGATTCGCGCGTGCCTTCGGAAGCGGTTCGCCCGAATTGGACCGGATTCTTTAGCTGGCTCGACATCGCAAATTCCAGATTGGCGCGCGGCTGACCTGAACACAATCTAGCAATAGATCGATTTATACTCCAACCCTTTCGTCTTAAATTCAACGGTGAGCGGTGGTTGCAACTTGGACGGACGCTGTTTCCAGGCGATATGGATATAAACATTCAAAGTGTGAAATAATCTGCTTGTTGTCGTTCACGATAAATGTCATACTCTGGCAATGAGGATGATTGGTGGTCGGAGGGTTTTATCGTGGTTTTGGCCGAAAAGCGACGAGATCGGCTGCTGGAATTAGTCCGATCGCACGGTTTTGCGTCACTTCCAGATCTGGCGGAAAAGTTGCAAGTTTCGGAATCGACCGTCCGCCGCGACCTCGATCAATTGGAAACAGCCGGCACGGCGAAGCGGACTCATGGCGGTGTGTTTTACACGGGCACATCGCCGAAATTGCCGCATTTCGACGAACGTCAGCCGGCCCAATGGGACAAGAAACGGCTGATCGCTCGCCGGGCCGCCGAGTTGATCGAGAACGGCGACACGCTGCTGCTCGATGGCGGGACGACGGCTTACGAGGTGGCCCGGCTGCTTGTCGGTCGGCCTTTGCAGATTGTGACGAACTCGCTGCCGGTAGCGAATCTGTTCGCTTCCGGGGCCAACACCGACCTAGTGTTGCTAGGCGGCTATGTCTATCCGCGGACCGGGGTTTCGCTTGGCCCGTACGCCAACGAAATGCTGGCTCGACTGAACGTGCGCAAGACGGTGCTAAGCGTCGCCGCGATCAACGAGCGCGGATTTTACAACAGCAATTTGCTGCTGGTTGAAACAGAGCGGGCGATGATGCACGCGGCCGAAGAGGTGATCGTCGTGGCCGACAGCACCAAGTTTGGTCATCAGAGTCTGGCGCATATCGGTCCGCTCGACGCGGTGCAATACCTCGTCGTGGATGATGAGATTAGCACGAAATGGCGGCAGCGAATTGGTGCCAGCGGAGTCAATCTACTGATCGCGGAAAAAGGGGTCGAGGCATAGGGCATAGCAACACGTATTGACCGACGCTGGCAGCGTCGGCCACGGTTGGCCAGTCGCCGCTCGGCCAAGAATCGACAATTCATACTTCGCACTTTGTACATCATCCTTGATTCATGGTTTCCGCCACACTAGATCGAGCGTCCGTCGAGCGGATCGTGCGCGAAATCGTTATGGGGCGGCCGAGCGCGCCGCCGGGCACTCCGAACCTTGTGGTGAGCATTTCGGCGCGGCATTGCCATTTGACCGATCAAGACGTCGAGACGTTGTTCGGCGCGGGACACAAGCTCACGCCGATGAAGGACCTTTATCAAGACGGGTTTTACGCGGCAGAAGAGACGGTGATGATGGTCGGCCCGCGGCGGAAGATGTTGCCGGCCGTTCGCGTGCTCGGCCCGACGCGGCGGCACAGCCAAGTCGAATTAGCGTTTACCGACGGCATCTCGATGGGAATCGATTTGCCAGTCCGCCCGAGCGGCAAAGTCGAGGGAACGCCCGGCTGCGTGCTCGTCGGCCCGGCCGGGGTGGTTGAGATGAAACAAGGCGTGATCCGCGCCGAGCGGCACGTCCACATGAATCTCGAGCACGCGGCATACTACGGCGTCAAGAACGGCGATCGGATAAACCTGCGGATCGTCTCGACATGCAGTGCAGTTTTCAATGATCTGTTGGTTCGCGCCGATGCGACGAGCAAACTTGAGGTCCACATCGACACCGACGAAGGTAACGCTGCCGATTTGGATCACGCGACGAAAGTAGAGTTGTTTGTGTAGGGGCCAAAGGCTTTTTTTTGGAGAAACACTATGGCAAAAGTGATGGAAGCGCTTGGCATGATTGAGACCAAGGGTTTTGTTGCCCTGGTCGAAGCGAGCGATGCGATGATGAAGGCCGCCAACGTCCAGTTCCTTGGTTGGGACAAGGTGGGCAGCGGCTTGGTCACGGCCTTCGTGACCGGCGACGTGGCCGCCGTAAAGGCCGCGACCGATGCGGGGGCCAGTGCAGCCGGCCGGATCGGTGAAGTGGTCAGCGTGCAGGTGATCCCTCGCCCGCATGACGATTTGGGCATCGTGCTCCCCGCCGGCAAGGAGGCGGTAGCGAAGGGAGCGGATTGATCGACCGTCTAAGTAGCAGGCACGCTCCGCGTGCCGTCCGCTCCGGTTTATCACGGCACACGGAGTGCGACTACAACATTTTCATCCTTTTCAAGGACTACACCCATCATGCAAAGTGCAATCGGCTTAGTAGAAACGAAAGGGCTCGTTGCCCTGGTGGAAGCGACCGACGCGATGGCCAAGGCGGCCAATGTCGAGATCGTCAAGCGAGTGTCGATCGGCGGCGGGTTGGTGACGACCGTCGTCTCGGGGGATGTCGGCAGCGTGCGGGCCGCCGTCGAAGCGGGGGCCGCCGCCGCGACGCAAGTCGGCGAGTTGATCTCCAGCCATATCATTCCGCGCCCCGCGGATGGGCTGGTCGCGGCGTATCTGACGTGAGCACAGGCGAAGTACGAAGTACGAAGTACAAAGTACGAAAGCGCGAGAAGGCGCAGCGCATGAAAATCCTCGTGGCAAACTTGGGCTCGACGAGCTTCAAGTACCGGTTGTTCGACATGACCGACGAGCGCCAATTGGCGCGCGGCGGGGTCGAACGGATCGGCGCGGCGACGAGCGGCTCGTTCGTCGAGATTGGTGGCAAATACACAGAGCAAACGCTCTCGGCCCCCGACCATGCGGCGGCCGTCCGAGCTTGCCTGGCGCAGTTGACTGATCCGGCCACC
Coding sequences within:
- the mtnC gene encoding acireductone synthase — protein: MPDDRSVCEEAVIHFAGRAILLDVEGTTSSIRFVNDVLFSYARQMLDSYLRSHWDTDEQAHAREQIARDTGAESFAAWSRGEPRQRAREQLRMEVTRLMDRDAKTTGLKELQGLIWKEGFEAGKLRAHVYPDVVPALRRWNEAGLDVRIYSSGSVTAQRLFFSHTDVGDLSAFFKGNYDTTAGPKRSHESYAKIAADIALPPEQILFLSDVVAELDAAQAAGLQTALVARAENAPTGDGHEHSVIHDFSEVEIG
- a CDS encoding cupin domain-containing protein; translation: MATITIPNENRRIDDAEEIREFLAPYGIWHERWQLEDRVDPDASPEEILAAYAPEVERLMRRGGYVTADVINVSPDVPGLQEMLDRFNKEHTHSEDEVRFIVKGRGVFHIHGADGRVFAIEVEGGDLINVPNGTQHWFDLCADRTIRAIRLFQDKSGWTPQYIEGGVHAGYAPLCWGPNYLPTNGPRIEQVRI
- the mtnB gene encoding methylthioribulose 1-phosphate dehydratase, with amino-acid sequence MSSQLKNPVQFGRTASEGTRESAQAALVDVGSYLHSRGWSLATSSNYSVVLSRDPLRLLLTASGKDKGRLKRTDFVVVDETGRAVAPTDQRPSAETLLHVALAQQQGVGAVLHTHSVWGTLVSDWRREAGFVRIADYEMLKGLEGIHTHEHALDVPIFDNTQDIAALAAQVEARLADRVHPLQYGFLIHRHGLYTWGRDLDEARRHVEVFEFLFEVVGRSMEPPRRQERPEERMTRNQGGSDGHDYDSQ
- a CDS encoding DeoR/GlpR family DNA-binding transcription regulator, which codes for MSYSGNEDDWWSEGFIVVLAEKRRDRLLELVRSHGFASLPDLAEKLQVSESTVRRDLDQLETAGTAKRTHGGVFYTGTSPKLPHFDERQPAQWDKKRLIARRAAELIENGDTLLLDGGTTAYEVARLLVGRPLQIVTNSLPVANLFASGANTDLVLLGGYVYPRTGVSLGPYANEMLARLNVRKTVLSVAAINERGFYNSNLLLVETERAMMHAAEEVIVVADSTKFGHQSLAHIGPLDAVQYLVVDDEISTKWRQRIGASGVNLLIAEKGVEA
- the pduL gene encoding phosphate propanoyltransferase gives rise to the protein MVSATLDRASVERIVREIVMGRPSAPPGTPNLVVSISARHCHLTDQDVETLFGAGHKLTPMKDLYQDGFYAAEETVMMVGPRRKMLPAVRVLGPTRRHSQVELAFTDGISMGIDLPVRPSGKVEGTPGCVLVGPAGVVEMKQGVIRAERHVHMNLEHAAYYGVKNGDRINLRIVSTCSAVFNDLLVRADATSKLEVHIDTDEGNAADLDHATKVELFV
- a CDS encoding BMC domain-containing protein, which codes for MAKVMEALGMIETKGFVALVEASDAMMKAANVQFLGWDKVGSGLVTAFVTGDVAAVKAATDAGASAAGRIGEVVSVQVIPRPHDDLGIVLPAGKEAVAKGAD
- a CDS encoding BMC domain-containing protein, translated to MQSAIGLVETKGLVALVEATDAMAKAANVEIVKRVSIGGGLVTTVVSGDVGSVRAAVEAGAAAATQVGELISSHIIPRPADGLVAAYLT